A section of the Candidatus Caldatribacterium sp. genome encodes:
- a CDS encoding cytidine deaminase, producing MSGFLIRSLPKEEAVRKVEVVNETEYRVFSRRFLEDLVNFVLREEGKDIRGQLVVAFIDEERMRDVKRRFFHLDEVGDVVSFLYGEDPDGVWGEILVCVPLACKMSEDRGVPLSEELSFLVVHGLLHLLGYDDRTLEEHRHMMERTEALLSAYRKEKEREKLLKSAVKALEFAYAPYSSFRVGAALRARDGRVFTGCNVENASFGVTLCAERVALGKAISEGAREFEAIAIVSEGVDFCFPCGACRQALAEFGLDIEVIAGNRSGAYLAKPLRELLPLSFTLVKE from the coding sequence ATGTCCGGGTTCCTTATCCGGAGCTTACCGAAGGAGGAAGCCGTGAGAAAGGTTGAAGTGGTGAACGAAACGGAATACCGGGTCTTCTCCCGGCGTTTCCTTGAGGACCTTGTGAATTTCGTTCTCAGGGAGGAGGGGAAGGACATCAGGGGACAGCTCGTTGTGGCCTTCATTGATGAAGAACGCATGAGGGACGTGAAGCGGAGGTTTTTCCACCTCGATGAGGTGGGGGACGTGGTCTCCTTCCTCTACGGGGAGGACCCCGATGGGGTATGGGGGGAAATCCTTGTGTGCGTTCCTTTAGCCTGTAAGATGAGCGAGGATCGGGGGGTTCCTCTCTCTGAAGAGCTCTCTTTCCTTGTGGTGCACGGGCTCTTGCACCTTCTCGGGTACGACGATCGGACTCTTGAGGAGCACCGGCACATGATGGAGAGGACCGAGGCGCTCCTTTCGGCTTACCGGAAGGAGAAGGAACGGGAAAAACTCCTGAAAAGCGCCGTGAAAGCCCTGGAATTCGCCTATGCCCCTTACTCCTCCTTTCGGGTGGGAGCGGCCCTTCGCGCGCGGGATGGCCGGGTTTTCACAGGGTGCAACGTGGAGAACGCCTCTTTTGGGGTTACCCTGTGCGCGGAGCGAGTGGCTCTCGGAAAGGCAATTTCTGAGGGAGCAAGGGAGTTCGAGGCTATTGCCATCGTTTCTGAAGGGGTGGACTTCTGCTTCCCCTGCGGTGCCTGCCGACAGGCGCTGGCGGAATTCGGCCTTGATATAGAGGTTATTGCCGGGAACCGAAGCGGAGCATACCTCGCAAAACCGCTGCGTGAACTTCTTCCCCTATCTTTCACCTTGGTAAAGGAGTGA